Proteins from one Natrinema salinisoli genomic window:
- a CDS encoding helix-turn-helix transcriptional regulator, whose translation MSVSAAEAELSEDERAGLELVRESGGIHQSDFWKELDVSSRKGSRIVESLVEKELVDREETVYDGHNTYYISPTARDLDFTLLMAGDMLSPFIGEEEVDPNSDAFSQWIMNLAYEE comes from the coding sequence GTGAGCGTTTCGGCGGCCGAAGCCGAGCTCTCCGAGGACGAGCGGGCCGGCCTCGAGCTCGTTCGCGAGTCCGGGGGGATTCACCAGAGCGATTTCTGGAAGGAACTGGACGTCTCCTCGCGGAAGGGCAGCCGGATCGTCGAATCGCTCGTCGAGAAGGAACTCGTCGACCGCGAGGAAACCGTCTACGACGGGCACAACACATACTACATCTCGCCGACCGCTCGAGACCTCGATTTCACCCTGTTGATGGCCGGCGACATGCTCTCGCCGTTCATCGGTGAGGAAGAGGTCGATCCCAACAGCGACGCCTTCTCGCAGTGGATCATGAACCTCGCGTACGAGGAGTGA